In Urechidicola croceus, a single window of DNA contains:
- a CDS encoding metallophosphoesterase, with protein MTILIWLTFALMIAIISIGIIAWKNNQNLSKKEFVKKIYWKIITLLIFFGALYLYKNYNTQKKEVQNTDFTLGIIADCQYCDCDVKWNRYYRNSPQRLKEAVTELNKHNLEYTIHLGDFIDQHFESFDSIIPTWNQLKSTSYHVLGNHDFDVADSLKSKVFDKLNLKKRYYSIDKDDWKFIIIDGNDLSFHGALTKEKQQETDSIFRKIESDSLPYAKIWNGGISNQQFEWIEQELIAAEENEQKVGFYCHFPLVPIANDNLWNTEELQELIRQYKNVKVFMNGHNHDGAYVLKNKVHYITFKGMVDTKDSTSFSLAKFTNDSILIKGFGREKSRKLAVFN; from the coding sequence ATGACAATCCTTATTTGGTTAACTTTCGCATTAATGATTGCAATTATAAGCATTGGAATTATTGCTTGGAAGAACAATCAAAATTTATCTAAAAAAGAGTTTGTAAAAAAAATATATTGGAAAATTATTACTCTTCTAATCTTTTTTGGAGCATTATATTTATATAAAAATTATAACACCCAAAAAAAAGAAGTTCAAAATACCGACTTTACTTTAGGAATTATTGCCGACTGCCAATATTGTGATTGCGATGTGAAATGGAATCGTTATTATAGAAACTCACCTCAACGACTTAAAGAGGCCGTAACGGAATTAAATAAACACAATCTTGAATACACCATTCATCTAGGTGATTTTATTGATCAGCACTTTGAAAGTTTTGATAGTATCATTCCAACTTGGAATCAATTAAAATCTACATCTTATCACGTTTTAGGAAATCATGATTTTGATGTAGCAGACAGTTTGAAATCAAAAGTATTTGACAAACTAAATCTCAAAAAAAGATATTATAGCATTGATAAAGATGACTGGAAGTTTATAATAATTGATGGAAATGATTTGAGTTTTCACGGTGCACTAACTAAAGAAAAACAACAAGAAACAGATTCTATATTCAGAAAAATTGAGTCAGATTCTCTTCCGTATGCTAAAATATGGAACGGTGGAATAAGCAATCAACAATTTGAATGGATTGAACAAGAATTAATCGCCGCCGAAGAAAATGAACAAAAAGTTGGCTTTTATTGTCACTTTCCTTTAGTTCCAATTGCGAATGATAATCTTTGGAATACCGAAGAATTACAAGAGTTAATTAGGCAGTATAAAAACGTAAAAGTTTTTATGAACGGACACAATCATGATGGTGCTTATGTACTAAAAAACAAGGTGCATTATATTACTTTTAAAGGAATGGTTGACACGAAAGATTCCACTTCATTTTCGTTGGCAAAATTCACAAATGATAGTATTCTCATTAAAGGATTTGGTCGTGAAAAAAGTAGAAAACTTGCTGTTTTCAACTAA
- a CDS encoding ABC transporter ATP-binding protein produces the protein MSRNKVSFSWAFKEFIWPRRKIVSIGLVLIVLKSLAGLIIPLQTKTLIDNVVPNKNMDGLYTLILIVVGALIIQAVTSFSLTRLLSVEAQHLISLLRAKVQRKLLKLPINFFDNNKSGALVSRVMTDVEGVRNLVGTGLVQLIGGSITAILSFIWLIKINATMTFVVLVPVLIFAVVMLKAFGVIRPIFKARGKINAEVTGRLTETLNGVRVIKGFNAEEQENKTFEKGVETLFLNVKKSLTATALITSSSTFLIGLASAGIMGIGGYYIMDGSMTIGDFVQFTLLLGFMVAPIVQMSNIGSQLTEAMAGLDRTQELMNMPEEDNPDERTIKLNDITGNMVFDNVSFAYEENKEVLHGISFEAPKGSVTALVGSSGSGKSTIAGLAATFLNPNDGKVTLDGIDLSQVNLSSFRNHLGVVLQDDFLYEGTIRENILFPRPNATEEQLLAAVKGAYVDEFTDRFEEGLDTVIGERGVKLSGGQRQRISIARALLADPKIIILDEATSNLDTESESFIQKSLQELMKYRTTFVIAHRLSTIQKADQILVIEDGNIVERGKHDELIAKKGRYHDLYTYQSRI, from the coding sequence ATGAGTAGAAATAAAGTATCATTTTCTTGGGCTTTCAAAGAGTTTATTTGGCCAAGAAGAAAAATCGTTTCAATAGGATTAGTTTTAATTGTTTTAAAAAGTTTGGCAGGATTAATAATCCCACTTCAAACGAAGACTTTAATTGATAATGTTGTTCCAAATAAAAATATGGATGGATTGTATACACTCATCCTTATTGTAGTTGGAGCATTAATAATTCAGGCAGTAACATCTTTTTCGTTGACGAGATTATTAAGTGTAGAAGCACAGCATTTGATTTCGTTATTACGTGCTAAAGTTCAACGGAAATTATTAAAGTTACCAATCAATTTTTTCGACAATAATAAATCAGGGGCATTAGTTTCAAGAGTCATGACCGATGTTGAGGGAGTTAGAAATCTTGTTGGAACTGGGTTGGTACAATTAATTGGAGGTTCAATAACAGCAATTTTATCATTTATTTGGTTGATAAAAATCAATGCAACCATGACATTTGTTGTATTAGTTCCAGTACTAATTTTTGCAGTTGTGATGTTAAAAGCTTTTGGAGTTATTAGACCTATTTTCAAAGCAAGAGGGAAAATAAATGCTGAAGTTACTGGTAGATTGACCGAAACTTTAAATGGTGTGAGAGTTATAAAAGGTTTTAATGCAGAAGAACAAGAAAATAAAACATTTGAAAAAGGTGTTGAAACATTGTTTTTAAATGTTAAAAAGAGTTTGACAGCAACTGCATTAATCACAAGTTCTTCTACATTTTTAATAGGCTTGGCTTCTGCTGGAATTATGGGAATCGGAGGTTATTATATTATGGATGGTTCAATGACAATTGGAGATTTTGTTCAGTTTACACTATTACTTGGTTTTATGGTAGCACCGATTGTTCAAATGAGTAATATAGGGAGTCAATTAACAGAAGCAATGGCAGGATTGGATAGAACTCAGGAATTGATGAATATGCCTGAAGAAGACAATCCAGATGAAAGAACGATTAAGTTAAATGACATTACAGGAAATATGGTTTTTGACAATGTTTCATTTGCTTATGAAGAAAATAAAGAAGTTTTACATGGTATTTCGTTTGAAGCACCCAAAGGAAGTGTAACTGCTTTAGTTGGTTCTTCAGGTTCGGGAAAGTCAACAATTGCAGGATTGGCAGCAACATTTTTAAATCCGAATGATGGTAAAGTCACTTTAGACGGAATAGATTTATCCCAAGTAAACTTGAGTAGTTTTAGAAACCACTTAGGAGTTGTACTTCAAGATGATTTTTTATACGAAGGAACTATAAGGGAAAACATCCTTTTTCCAAGACCAAATGCAACCGAAGAACAATTATTAGCAGCAGTTAAGGGAGCATATGTTGATGAATTTACCGATAGATTTGAGGAAGGTTTAGATACCGTAATTGGCGAACGTGGTGTAAAATTATCTGGAGGTCAACGTCAACGAATTTCGATTGCAAGAGCCTTATTAGCAGATCCAAAAATCATTATTTTGGATGAGGCAACGTCAAATTTGGATACAGAAAGTGAGTCTTTTATTCAGAAAAGTTTACAAGAATTGATGAAATACAGAACTACCTTTGTAATTGCACACAGATTGAGTACTATTCAAAAAGCAGATCAAATTTTGGTGATTGAAGATGGTAATATAGTAGAACGAGGAAAGCACGACGAACTGATTGCTAAGAAAGGTAGATATCACGATTTATATACCTATCAAAGTAGAATATAA
- a CDS encoding DUF3124 domain-containing protein — protein sequence MKKTVLFIILIIFVYACNERKEMSSINPENWSNRTANINTKDSLELGKSYLSIYSQIYSQSEHKTHNLTVMVSLRNTSDLDTIYILQAEYYDTHGKSVRKYFKQPIYLSPMETTEIIIDEMDVSGGTGSNFVFEWKIPKNTPEPLFEGIMSSTMGQQGLSFTTQSIRIK from the coding sequence ATGAAAAAAACAGTTCTATTCATCATATTAATCATATTCGTTTATGCTTGTAATGAACGAAAAGAAATGAGTTCTATAAATCCTGAAAATTGGTCAAACAGAACAGCAAATATCAACACAAAAGATTCGCTGGAATTAGGTAAATCATACTTGTCAATTTATTCTCAAATATACAGTCAGTCTGAACACAAAACACACAACCTTACTGTAATGGTTAGTTTAAGAAATACGAGTGATCTTGATACAATTTATATTCTTCAAGCAGAATATTATGATACACATGGAAAATCTGTAAGAAAATATTTTAAGCAGCCAATATATTTATCACCAATGGAAACGACTGAAATAATTATAGATGAAATGGATGTTTCTGGTGGAACTGGTTCAAACTTTGTGTTTGAATGGAAAATTCCAAAAAACACTCCTGAACCTTTGTTTGAAGGAATTATGAGTTCAACAATGGGACAGCAAGGCCTTTCATTTACAACACAATCCATTCGCATCAAATAA
- a CDS encoding SRPBCC family protein produces the protein MRKILFIFFSVFMTSIIYGQKKRIVSKIDSTKTPELVLIQELTVKSPIDSVWKAYTTKKGWENWAVPLAEIDLKVGGYIKTNYNEQGKIGDSTTIITHIINYVPKKLLTLQAEITDNFPEFMKDDAKDFFNVIYFDELENGNTNIKSFGIGYKNNPKYLSLMNYFISANEKTLMNLIAYLEKKN, from the coding sequence ATGAGAAAAATACTATTCATTTTCTTTTCAGTCTTTATGACCTCAATCATATACGGGCAGAAAAAAAGAATTGTATCGAAAATTGATTCGACAAAAACGCCTGAATTGGTTCTAATTCAAGAACTAACGGTAAAATCACCTATCGACTCTGTTTGGAAAGCATATACTACTAAAAAAGGCTGGGAAAATTGGGCTGTACCGCTTGCAGAAATTGACCTAAAAGTTGGCGGCTATATCAAGACGAATTACAATGAACAAGGTAAAATTGGAGATAGTACTACAATCATTACTCACATTATAAATTATGTGCCGAAAAAACTTCTTACACTACAAGCAGAAATAACTGATAATTTTCCTGAATTTATGAAAGATGACGCCAAGGATTTTTTCAATGTTATTTATTTTGACGAATTAGAAAACGGAAATACTAATATAAAATCATTCGGAATTGGATATAAAAACAATCCGAAATATTTGTCATTAATGAATTATTTCATTTCAGCCAATGAAAAGACCTTAATGAATTTAATCGCTTATTTAGAAAAAAAGAACTAA
- a CDS encoding FUSC family protein — MSKKMKQKELSELTNQELLDKAKKMKSTSFINALFIGVLIGIVIYSIVKNSFGFLTLIPLFLAYKLINNSKNNKLIEEELKARNLK; from the coding sequence ATGAGTAAAAAAATGAAGCAAAAAGAACTATCAGAATTAACAAATCAAGAATTGTTAGACAAAGCCAAAAAAATGAAATCGACTTCGTTCATTAATGCTCTGTTCATAGGTGTTTTGATAGGAATTGTAATTTATAGCATTGTAAAAAACAGTTTTGGGTTTTTAACATTAATTCCTCTATTTTTAGCATACAAATTAATCAATAATTCTAAAAATAATAAACTCATTGAAGAAGAACTAAAAGCGCGAAATTTAAAATGA